The following coding sequences are from one Nonlabens arenilitoris window:
- a CDS encoding gliding motility-associated C-terminal domain-containing protein has translation MKKLLLLTLSLLFTATIAAAQEYAMTDGSFVTCSGDFTDSGGLAGDYANGEDFTITFCSPFPTDDVQATFTLWNVGSGDILLAYDGDTATGSPIGVFNSAITPTVITASAANTSGCLTFRFISNTTSTGPGWQATMACIDSCQTISNVVTTVPAPDGDGILRVCQGDTVSFSATSTYSVDGTGATHEYRLADGTVVSGTTASETFSGPGIYEIDYVTFDSTGCRDRLLVDVTVLVSTTPDFTGTLAADTSLCFGESTTISGQVVTTQFIADVAPPVTGQTFLPDGSGVAYQTCIDVTGFNPGTTFQSASDLVDIFINMEHSYMGDLDITLTAPNGAQVELLNFPNSGGGIFLGNALDDGTTTPGIGFDYVFTESAGATLDASTPGVGGGTSMPAGNYAPETPFSALVGTTLNGLWCLDIVDNLQIDNGYIFYWGLNFNPAIIPTAGSYQPGEVTELWLTNPDITNTNGSDITVTPTTAGQNCYDFELTDSFGCTYIETVCIDVAPEITSVQPADIIVCQNTGTVTVDLTTKDDEIRNGLVATDYDVTYFNSDADAQADMNPIVTPDAFAVTASTTVWARVFDNVNSCFKTEQVNVTFQEVNYNTVADLELCDDLSADQVETFDLTSQIAGILGSQSSADFNIAFFNSQADADANTGAITTPAAYDNVSNPETIYVRISNAQDQDCYQTGQFNIEVLSAPAIGAVSDVSDCATNPITNQLDLVLADYDAAVLNGLSAAAYTITYYNSEANAQSGASALSSPYASTDQETIYARITDNATGCFDYTSFNITVEVCEVVIPEGFSPNNDGINDTFSIPNLQQYPNFELTVFNRNGSTVYETKASNYEEFAGVPNKGALAGDGLLPVGTYFYVIKYNDAETEDVASWVYINY, from the coding sequence ATGAAAAAACTATTATTATTAACCTTAAGCTTGTTGTTTACAGCCACGATAGCAGCAGCGCAAGAGTATGCTATGACTGATGGTAGCTTTGTAACCTGTAGTGGAGATTTTACTGATTCAGGTGGTCTTGCAGGTGATTATGCAAATGGAGAAGATTTTACGATTACATTTTGCTCACCTTTCCCTACAGATGACGTTCAGGCTACATTTACTCTTTGGAATGTAGGAAGTGGAGATATTCTTTTAGCTTATGATGGAGATACAGCTACCGGTTCACCAATCGGTGTATTTAATTCTGCAATAACACCGACGGTTATTACGGCATCAGCAGCTAACACTTCAGGTTGTCTAACATTTAGATTTATCTCAAATACAACGAGTACAGGACCAGGATGGCAAGCAACTATGGCTTGTATTGATAGTTGTCAAACTATTTCTAATGTAGTGACTACAGTTCCTGCTCCAGATGGTGATGGTATCTTGAGAGTTTGTCAAGGAGACACTGTTTCATTTAGTGCTACTTCAACTTACAGTGTTGACGGTACAGGTGCAACACATGAGTATAGATTAGCAGATGGTACAGTTGTTTCTGGAACGACTGCTTCAGAAACTTTCTCGGGTCCTGGTATATATGAAATTGATTATGTGACTTTTGACTCTACAGGATGTAGAGATAGGTTGTTAGTTGATGTTACTGTTTTAGTGTCTACTACTCCAGATTTTACAGGAACACTTGCTGCAGATACGTCCTTGTGCTTTGGAGAATCTACCACAATATCAGGTCAGGTAGTTACGACTCAATTTATTGCTGATGTTGCTCCACCGGTGACAGGTCAGACATTCTTACCAGACGGTAGTGGTGTAGCTTATCAAACTTGTATTGATGTTACTGGTTTTAATCCAGGGACGACTTTTCAAAGTGCTTCAGACTTAGTTGATATTTTCATCAATATGGAGCATTCCTATATGGGTGATTTAGATATAACTCTTACAGCACCCAATGGCGCTCAGGTTGAACTATTAAACTTCCCTAACAGTGGTGGAGGAATATTTTTAGGTAATGCTTTAGATGATGGTACAACAACTCCTGGTATTGGATTCGACTATGTGTTTACAGAATCTGCAGGGGCAACATTAGATGCTTCTACTCCTGGAGTAGGTGGCGGAACCTCTATGCCAGCAGGTAACTACGCACCAGAGACTCCTTTTTCTGCTTTGGTAGGTACTACTTTAAATGGTTTATGGTGTTTAGATATTGTAGATAATCTTCAAATTGATAATGGATATATATTTTATTGGGGTCTTAACTTTAATCCTGCAATCATACCTACAGCAGGTTCTTATCAGCCAGGTGAAGTAACAGAACTATGGTTGACTAATCCTGATATAACAAATACTAATGGTTCAGACATTACAGTAACACCGACTACAGCAGGACAAAATTGTTATGATTTTGAATTAACAGACAGTTTCGGTTGTACATACATAGAGACAGTTTGTATCGATGTGGCACCAGAAATTACAAGTGTTCAACCAGCAGATATTATTGTTTGTCAAAATACGGGAACCGTTACAGTAGACTTAACAACCAAAGATGATGAAATCAGAAATGGCCTAGTTGCTACAGATTATGATGTAACCTATTTCAATAGTGATGCAGATGCACAAGCAGACATGAATCCTATTGTAACGCCAGATGCTTTTGCGGTTACAGCTAGTACTACGGTTTGGGCAAGAGTATTTGATAATGTAAATTCTTGCTTTAAAACAGAACAAGTAAATGTTACTTTCCAAGAAGTGAATTATAATACTGTTGCAGATCTTGAACTTTGTGATGATTTATCTGCAGATCAAGTAGAGACATTTGACTTAACATCTCAAATTGCAGGCATATTAGGTTCACAGTCATCTGCAGACTTTAATATTGCCTTTTTCAATAGTCAGGCAGATGCAGATGCTAATACAGGAGCGATTACAACTCCTGCAGCATATGATAATGTTTCTAATCCAGAAACCATATACGTTCGTATTTCAAACGCTCAAGATCAAGATTGTTACCAGACAGGACAATTTAATATAGAAGTATTAAGCGCTCCGGCGATAGGAGCCGTGTCTGACGTGTCTGATTGTGCTACTAATCCTATCACAAATCAATTAGATCTAGTACTTGCAGACTATGACGCAGCAGTATTAAATGGACTGAGCGCAGCAGCCTACACTATTACTTACTACAACAGTGAGGCAAATGCACAAAGTGGAGCAAGTGCATTAAGCTCGCCTTATGCATCAACAGATCAAGAAACGATCTATGCACGTATAACAGATAACGCTACAGGATGTTTTGACTACACCTCTTTCAACATTACTGTTGAAGTATGTGAAGTAGTGATACCAGAAGGATTCTCACCTAATAATGATGGAATCAACGACACGTTCTCTATTCCTAATTTACAGCAATATCCTAATTTTGAATTAACTGTATTCAATAGAAACGGTAGTACTGTTTATGAAACTAAAGCTTCTAATTATGAAGAGTTTGCTGGAGTGCCTAATAAAGGAGCATTAGCAGGTGACGGACTTCTTCCTGTAGGAACCTATTTCTATGTAATTAAGTACAACGATGCAGAAACAGAAGATGTAGCTAGTTGGGTTTATATCAACTATTAA
- a CDS encoding GIY-YIG nuclease family protein produces MPKRAHHNYTVYILTNKKLGVLYTGMTGGLDDRLLRHRLGEGSKFTKKYNASKLVYFEEFQYVNDAITREKQIKNWHRQWKINLIEKDNPNWDDFSENWVL; encoded by the coding sequence ATGCCAAAAAGAGCTCACCATAATTATACTGTTTATATCTTAACCAATAAAAAATTAGGAGTACTATATACAGGCATGACTGGAGGATTAGATGATAGATTATTGAGGCATCGTTTAGGGGAAGGATCAAAATTTACTAAAAAATACAACGCTAGTAAGTTGGTCTATTTTGAAGAATTTCAATATGTTAATGATGCTATTACCCGTGAAAAACAAATTAAAAACTGGCATCGACAGTGGAAAATAAATCTTATTGAAAAGGATAATCCTAATTGGGATGATTTTTCTGAAAATTGGGTATTATAA
- a CDS encoding DUF192 domain-containing protein, with protein sequence MRNSIFTILIAAIALTGCRDEKSTSLSTDEISFSKEATGYLIKKATRDTIQTLEVEIADTDYDIQTGLMYRTSMNNDQAMLFVFKEEQELSFYMKNTQIALDIIYLKADGTIVSFVENAKPMDETLLPSAGPAQYALEIKAGLAEKWGLDVGDVFVWE encoded by the coding sequence ATGCGTAATTCCATCTTTACTATTCTTATTGCTGCTATAGCACTTACAGGTTGTCGCGATGAAAAATCTACTTCCTTAAGTACTGACGAAATCTCTTTCTCCAAAGAAGCTACAGGTTACTTGATCAAAAAAGCTACTCGAGATACTATACAAACTCTAGAGGTTGAAATTGCCGATACGGATTATGATATTCAAACAGGATTGATGTACCGCACCAGCATGAATAATGATCAAGCGATGTTATTTGTTTTTAAAGAAGAACAAGAACTTTCTTTTTACATGAAGAATACGCAAATCGCTCTTGACATTATCTATCTTAAAGCAGATGGTACAATTGTAAGCTTTGTTGAGAACGCAAAACCTATGGACGAAACACTGTTACCTAGTGCTGGACCTGCACAATATGCCTTAGAAATAAAAGCTGGCCTTGCAGAAAAATGGGGACTGGATGTAGGTGATGTTTTTGTTTGGGAATAG
- the lgt gene encoding prolipoprotein diacylglyceryl transferase: MYSLKVIWNPLEGIDLGFFTIHFYSLSYVIAFVLGWYIIKPIFKRDGVGMDKLDPLFMYTVIGCLAGARIGHYLFYETKVLFNDPLHVLLPFSLDPFEWTGFAGMASHGAALGIIIAMFFYSRKHLKKHMFWVLDRIVIPTAIGGTFVRLGNLFNSEINGKESGDFWAGFKFVRDTSDPHVAAALQKTGYTDTDKAIDTVVNNPQFTEVLESIPFKHPAQLYEAICYVGVFVILFLVYWKTEKRHKLGYLLGLFFVLLFTVRFFIEFIKEPQTETDSFTLIGMHFNTGQLLSIPFILIGLFLMFSPKGLFKNPEPKAHA, translated from the coding sequence ATGTATTCATTAAAAGTTATCTGGAACCCATTAGAAGGGATTGATCTAGGATTTTTTACCATTCATTTTTACAGTTTATCTTATGTCATTGCCTTTGTACTGGGCTGGTATATCATTAAACCAATTTTTAAACGTGATGGTGTAGGAATGGATAAGTTAGATCCATTGTTTATGTATACCGTTATAGGTTGCCTTGCTGGTGCGCGTATCGGGCATTATCTTTTTTATGAGACAAAAGTACTTTTTAATGACCCATTACACGTTTTACTACCTTTTTCTTTAGATCCATTTGAATGGACTGGATTTGCTGGTATGGCTAGCCATGGTGCAGCATTAGGAATCATCATAGCCATGTTTTTTTACAGTAGAAAACATTTAAAAAAACATATGTTTTGGGTATTGGACCGTATTGTAATCCCTACCGCAATAGGAGGAACTTTTGTACGATTAGGAAACCTATTCAATAGTGAGATTAACGGAAAGGAAAGTGGAGATTTCTGGGCTGGATTTAAATTTGTAAGAGATACATCAGATCCACATGTGGCTGCCGCTTTACAAAAAACGGGCTATACCGATACGGATAAAGCAATTGATACAGTTGTAAATAATCCGCAATTTACGGAAGTTCTAGAGTCTATACCTTTTAAACATCCTGCACAGTTGTATGAAGCCATATGTTATGTCGGTGTATTTGTGATTTTATTTCTGGTTTATTGGAAAACTGAGAAACGTCATAAATTAGGTTACTTATTAGGATTATTTTTTGTCTTACTATTTACGGTGCGTTTCTTTATTGAGTTTATCAAAGAACCTCAGACCGAGACTGATAGCTTTACCTTAATAGGCATGCATTTCAATACAGGACAATTATTGAGTATTCCGTTTATACTGATCGGACTCTTTTTAATGTTTAGTCCTAAAGGGCTATTCAAAAACCCAGAACCTAAAGCCCATGCGTAA
- the yidD gene encoding membrane protein insertion efficiency factor YidD, giving the protein MKYSILAYPLLWIVRFYQVAISPFTPASCRYSPTCSHYAVGALKKHGAFKGGWLALKRILSCHPWGGSGYDPVP; this is encoded by the coding sequence ATGAAGTATTCGATACTGGCATATCCGTTATTGTGGATTGTAAGGTTTTATCAAGTTGCGATATCTCCTTTCACACCAGCGAGTTGCCGGTACTCGCCTACTTGCTCTCATTATGCTGTCGGTGCCTTAAAAAAACATGGTGCTTTTAAAGGTGGCTGGCTAGCCCTTAAAAGAATACTGAGCTGTCATCCATGGGGCGGCAGTGGTTATGATCCGGTTCCCTGA